A genomic segment from Aspergillus puulaauensis MK2 DNA, chromosome 1, nearly complete sequence encodes:
- a CDS encoding SDR family NAD(P)-dependent oxidoreductase (COG:Q;~EggNog:ENOG410PMP0;~InterPro:IPR036291,IPR002347,IPR020904;~PFAM:PF00106,PF13561;~go_function: GO:0016491 - oxidoreductase activity [Evidence IEA];~go_process: GO:0055114 - oxidation-reduction process [Evidence IEA]): protein MYEDLRGKVVLLTGIGQTGDPTMWGNGAATAKVFACEAGAKVFGCDLHITAANHTKKRLEDEDGGGTCDVMAADVTNAAQVKGFVQACMEKHDMSSKSSPLQSEDIADSTFCLCFLLGRIDILVNNVGRSEPGGPAEIDEPTWDKQTDIHLKSVYLTCHEVLPIMEKQASGVIINISSVAGLRYIGKPQVAYAASKAAINQFTKTTAVLYARKGVRLNTVVPGLMHTPLIGYLAGKYAGGDLQGLIEKRNHQVPMGIMGDGFDVANTVAFLASEKARYIVGQKIVVDGGITSTTP from the exons ATGTACGAAGACCTTCGAGGTAAAGTTGTCCTCCTCACCGGGATTGGCCAAACGGGGGATCCGACAATGTGGGGGAATGGAGCCGCGACGGCCAAGGTCTTCGCCTGTGAAGCAGGGGCCAAAGTCTTTGGTTGTGACTTGCACATCACCGCTGCCAACCATACCAAGAAACGtctcgaggacgaggacggtGGGGGAACCTGCGACGTGATGGCGGCAGACGTAACCAACGCGGCCCAGGTGAAGGGCTTTGTGCAGGCTTGCATGGAAAAACACGATATGAGTTCCAAGAGCAGTCCCTTGCAGTCCGAAGATATTGCTGACAGCACATTTtgcctttgttttcttctagGTCGCATTGATATTCTTGTCAACAA CGTCGGTCGATCCGAACCTGGGGGCCCGGCGGAAATCGATGAGCCAACGTGGGACAAACAAACGGATATTCATCTGAAGTCGGTGTACCTGACGTGTCATGAGGTCCTTCCGATCATGGAAAAACAAGCCTCTGGGGTCATTATCAACATCTCTTCCGTGGCAGGACTGCGCTATATCGGCAAACCCCAGGTTGCATATGCCGCGTCAAAGGCAGCCATCAACCAATTCACCAAGACCACTGCAGTTCTGTACGCCAGAAAGGGAGTGCGGTTGAACACAGTGGTGCCGGGCCTGATGCACACGCCGCTAATTGGCTATCTTGCGGGAAAGTATGCAGGTGGAGACTTGCAGGGGCTTATCGAAAAGAGGAATCATCAAGTTCCAATGGGAATTATGGGAGATGGCTTTGATGTAGCGAACACTGTAGCCTTCCTAGCGTCAGAGAAGGCCAGATATATTGTCGGACAAAAGATCGTAGTGGATGGAGGTATTACCTCGACCACGCCTTGA
- a CDS encoding SMP-30/gluconolactonase/LRE family protein (COG:P,T;~EggNog:ENOG410PIR3;~InterPro:IPR011042,IPR005511,IPR013658;~PFAM:PF08450): protein MTEIEVWTVSEPFLEIRCQLGEGPAYNEESQELRFLDMNEKEIHFVDMSTSPVSLRTIKTECHVGVTVDIEGVRDELLAAAKYGFATVDRKTGKMEWLQRVYQAPEMEARMRMNDGAVDSRGRLWASSMNDTHIVDHWPRYEGSLFRLHVDGQAHSALHRELAIPNGIAWNIADDTMYITESESKDIYAFDFEPDTAQISNRRVFFHNEGDGLPDGLAIDVEDCLWSALFFGGKVIRISPVGHVIGVVNLPCPLATSITFIGTDLIVTTARHAEKVPSQFGGAVFRVSVAVRGCRARTARLLPS from the exons ATGACAGAAATCGAGGTCTGGACGGTTTCCGAG CCCTTCCTTGAAATTAGGTGCCAGTTAGGGGAGGGTCCAGCATACAACGAAGAATCCCAGGAGCTTCGGTTCCTAGACATGAATGAAAAAGAAATCCACTTCGTCGACATGAGCACAAGCCCTGTCTCACTGAGGACGATCAAGACAGAATGCCACGTTGGCGTAACGGTAGACATCGAAGGCGTTCGTGACGAATTGCTAGCAGCTGCAAAATACGGGTTCGCGACGGTTGACAGGAAGACTGGGAAGATGGAGTGGCTCCAACGAGTGTATCAGGCACCTGAAATGGAAGCTAG AATGCGGATGAATGATGGCGCCGTTGACTCGCGCGGACGGCTTTGGGCGAGCTCGATGAACGACACCCATATCGTGGACCACTGGCCAAGATACGAGGGCTCTTTATTTCGACTCCACGTGGATGGACAGGCACACAGCGCCCTTCATCGAGAGCTTGCAATCCCTAATGGGATCGCCTGGAACATCGCGGACGACACCATGTACATTACAGAATCAGAGTCGAAGGATATCTACGCGTTTGATTTCGAGCCCGACACGGCCCAGATTTCCAATAGACGggtcttcttccacaacgAGGGCGACGGTCTGCCGGATGGACTCGCGATAGATGTGGAAGACTGTCTATGGAGTGCGCTGTTCTTTGGGGGTAAGGTCATCCGTATATCCCCCGTGGGCCATGTCATCGGGGTAGTCAATCTCCCTTGTCCACTTGCTACAAGCATCACCTTCATCGGCACGGACTTGATCGTTACGACGGCTCGCCACGCTGAAAAGGTCCCCTCTCAATTTGGGGGCGCTGTCTTTCGAGTCAGCGTTGCTGTCCGGGGCTGTCGCGCTCGCACCGCCAGACTTCTTCCTTCGTAA
- a CDS encoding uncharacterized protein (CAZy:CE10;~COG:V;~EggNog:ENOG410PH6G;~InterPro:IPR029058,IPR013094;~MEROPS:MER0034665;~PFAM:PF07859;~go_function: GO:0016787 - hydrolase activity [Evidence IEA]): MADYSQYQGPNPDWEAFTQTAVVPPVGLNAGESPENYRLARNSLRASASRIELESEGLAEKVSWDDTEIPTRDNSTISARIYRPRDDIADSTPLPVYLFFHGGGYLFGGIDTENATCSRLIASASSPLIVVHASYRHTPHFKYPTPQNDAWDAFLWLTRNICSLGGDSNRVVVGGISSGGGLAASVVLRAQEAKLPVDQGLCIIGQLLMIPWLIPTKTYPFHLLKSPDISSYVQNIHAPNLPRKQLEMFVDLLDAPDSCFADRLLCPPLAPNQKLKGLPKTAVVVAGMDPLRDEALLYVDKLTDNG; encoded by the exons ATGGCAGATTATTCTCAATACCAGGGACCTAATCCCGACTGGGAAGCATTTACTCAGACGGCCGTGGTGCCCCCAGTAGGCCTAAATGCAGGGGAAAGTCCAGAAAACTACCGATTGGCAAGAAACTCCCTCCGAGCAAGTGCTTCAAGGATAGAACTGGAAAGCGAGG GGCTTGCGGAAAAAGTCAGCTGGGACGACACCGAAATCCCAACGCGCGATAACTCTACCATATCCGCTCGAATCTACAGGCCAAGGGATGATATCGCCGATTCCACGCCTCTCCCCgtatatcttttcttccacGGCGGTGGCTACCTTTTCGGAGGCATTGATACAGAAAATGCGACTTGCAGCCGCCTCATCGCATCGGCCTCTTCCCCTCTAATCGTGGTCCATGCGAGCTATCGCCACACACCGCATTTCAAATATCCCACTCCACAGAATGACGCCTGGGACGCGTTTCTCTGGCTGACGAGAAATATTTGTTCCCTGGGTGGCGACTCGAACAGGGTGGTCGTCGGCGGGATATCTTCCGGCGGCGGACTTGCAGCCTCTGTTGTACTGCGCGCACAGGAAGCAAAGCTCCCTGTTGACCAGGGGCTGTGCATTATCGGCCAACTGCTGATGATTCCGTGGCTCATACCTACAAAGACTTACCCTTTTCACCTTCTGAAGTCGCCAGACATCTCCAGCTACGTGCAAAATATACACGCCCCCAACCTTCCGCgaaagcagctggagatgtTCGTGGATCTTCTAGATGCCCCGGATTCCTGTTTCGCAGACAGGCTTTTGTGTCCCCCATTGGCGCCGAACCAGAAGCTCAAAGGCCTACCCAAGACGGCCGTCGTTGTTGCTGGGATGGATCCTCTGAGGGACGAAGCACTGTTATATGTGGACAAGTTGACAGATAATGGGTAA